Proteins found in one Homo sapiens chromosome 18 genomic patch of type NOVEL, GRCh38.p14 PATCHES HSCHR18_1_CTG1 genomic segment:
- the LOC124905450 gene encoding biorientation of chromosomes in cell division protein 1, with protein MSENKNLDKQEWNPTMNKNQLRNGLRQSVVQSGMLEAGVDRIISQMVDPKLNHIFRPQIERAIHEFLAAQKKAAVPAPPPEPEGQDPPAPSQDTS; from the coding sequence atgagtgagaacaaaaaTCTGGACAAGCAGGAATGGAATCCTACAATGAACAAAAACCAATTGCGAAATGGTTTGAGGCAGAGTGTGGTTCAGTCAGGGATGTTGGAAGCTGGAGTAGACAGGATTATTTCTCAGATGGTGGATCCAAAACTTAACCACATCTTCAGGCCACAAATAGAACGAGCAATTCATGAGTTCCTGGCGGCCCAGAAAAAAGCAGCTGTGCCAGCACCCCCTCCAGAGCCCGAAGGCCAGGACCCTCCAGCTCCATCCCAGGACACTTCCTAA